From Anopheles funestus chromosome 3RL, idAnoFuneDA-416_04, whole genome shotgun sequence, a single genomic window includes:
- the LOC125767903 gene encoding EARP-interacting protein homolog, which yields MEENNSLVYGLDFQARALASQQAESNDVRFFVATQSLKPNNHLHVVDLNEDSSALQSRIFTHPYGEVWRLTASAHDPRLLASCYSLLKGTQVVMETALLTLPESLEPKDGDLEFLTFQHVETLPTSGFGAEIRTTEFHPTDANQLACVVDGKIILFNRAESATRVVAEINAKNVPKFTTGRWSHFHQGNHFIALHDCSIRSYDIRDPNHVVWSIEEAHSQMVRDLDCNPNKQCHIVTGGDDGVMKVWDFRNTKEHVFARSDHHHWIWSVRFNTYHDQLILSSGSDGKVLLTCAGSVSSEAPEVITGEAVSEQVGGGSEPREHLADGLLQTFDQHEDSVYGVEWSTADPWMFASLSYDGRMIISKVPKQYKYQILL from the exons ATGGAGGAAAACAATTCACTTGTGTATGGGCTCGATTTTCAG GCGAGAGCGCTCGCATCGCAGCAAGCCGAAAGCAATGATGTGCGGTTTTTCGTAGCAACGCAAAGCCTCAAACCCAACAACCACTTGCACGTAGTCGATCTGAACGAGGACAGTTCCGCGCTGCAGTCGCGTATCTTCACCCATCCGTACGGGGAAGTATGGCGGCTAACGGCAAGTGCACACGATCCGCGCCTTCTGGCCAGCTGTTACAGCCTGCTGAAAGGTACGCAGGTCGTCATGGAGACAGCGCTCCTAACGTTACCGGAATCTCTCGAACCGAAGGACGGTGATCTGGAGTTTCTGACATTCCAGCACGTAGAAACACTGCCGACGAGTGGGTTTGGAGCGGAAATACGCACCACCGAGTTCCATCCAACCGATGCAAACCAACTGGCCTGTGTAGTGGATGGTAAGATAATTCTATTTAATCGGGCCGAATCAGCAACCCGCGTGGTGGCAGAAATCAATGCTAAAAATGTGCCCAAGTTTACCACTGGACGATGGTCCCACTTTCATCAAGGCAATCATTTCATAGCGCTACATGACTGCAGCATAAG ATCATACGATATACGGGATCCCAACCATGTCGTGTGGAGCATCGAGGAAGCGCACAGCCAGATGGTGCGCGATTTAGATTGCAACCCAAACAAACAGTGTCACATCGTGACGGGTGGGGACGACGGTGTGATGAAGGTGTGGGATTTCCGTAACACCAAGGAACACGTGTTTGCACGCAGCGACCATCATCACTGGATATGGAGTGTACGGTTTAACACGTACCACGATCAGCTGATACTGTCCAGCGGTAGTGACGGTAAGGTGCTGCTAACTTGCGCCGGCAGTGTCAGTTCGGaggcgccagaagttataacGGGCGAAGCAGTAAGCGAGCAGGTGGGCGGTGGTAGTGAACCGCGGGAACATTTGGCCGATGGGCTGCTGCAAACGTTCGATCAGCATGAGGATTCGGTGTATGGTGTCGAGTGGAGTACGGCCGATCCGTGGATGTTTGCATCGTTGAGCTACGATGGGCGAATGATTATCTCCAAGGTGCCCAAGCAGTACAAGTACCAAATATTGCTGTAA
- the LOC125767873 gene encoding splicing factor 3B subunit 2 produces the protein MDAMDNNLEQQTNGTMVPPPPIPPAEMLMGGGMPVEMVDGGGWPVQMVPMMQDDHLNMQQTELAELDQEDQEEDEEEEEEREDLQQSPVLSPPPALMSLEVDNPDEMAKKPSELVLPKALEDVLALKTIRAQELGAEETLVASGVVLPGAYLESEPVMDSEDENVNEPSAADAEGDDSSMLGAFSDPSQTRLEEKQDKNRRKKKRKKENRKARRVQMQKTHEERLQQQQQQQQQQQQEQQHKYPDKIMKTQHSKHKSTRSKDPAQDAANEEVEQGEEERMATEPDVSDPNEDGEEKETAETLKTVNGDQEKNGETEEMEEAEDDPRTNGEKEDGDEESVVQAGSEGNDNKAPASKQPNESISTEDDILKDVEIEYVPEKVTIADLGPMYRQFYRVFEIFKLDTKSKETVKSTEEADKEKAAAETKKVDDGLDYDYDDMGDHDEKDDKEKVSKRKLKKLNRLSVAELKQLVTRPDVVEMHDVTARDPKLLVQLKSHRNTVQVPRHWCFKRKYLQGKRGIEKPPFDLPAFIKKTGIMEMRASLQEKDEAKTLKAKMRERARPKMGKIDIDYQKLHDAFFKWQTKPRMTIHGDLYYEGKEFETRLKEKKPGDLSEELRIALGMPIGPACHKIPPPWLIAQQRYGPPPSYPNLKIPGLNAPIPEGCSFGYHAGGWGKPPVDESGKPLYGDVFGVAGMDGEGGMGEEEIDRTVWGELESESEESSEEEEDEGEDMTAQPDESGLITPAEGLVTPSGLTSGVPAGMETPDTIELRKKKIESEMEDNETPVLYHVLPEKRNERIGAAMMASTHVYDISAAGGGGGGGPGGVPGAGGPTAGAGGGRAAGRSGGPVDREGMVELALDPSELDLDNEAMAQRYEQQMREQQSHLQKEDLSDMLAEHVARQKSKRKRQQTDTTSKQSKKYKEFKF, from the exons ATGGACGCGATGGACAACAATTTGGAG CAACAAACCAACGGTACAATggtgccaccaccaccgatccCACCGGCAGAAATGCTGATGGGCGGTGGTATGCCAGTAGAAATGGTCGATGGTGGCGGATGGCCTGTACAGATGGTTCCGATGATGCAGGACGACCATCTAAACATGCAACAAACGGAACTGGCCGAACTAGATCAGGAAGATCAGGAGGAGGAcgaagaggaagaggaggaacgCGAAGACTTGCAACAGTCGCCGGTATTGTCTCCTCCGCCTGCATTGATGTCGCTGGAGGTAGACAATCCCGacgaaatggcaaaaaaaccttccgaaTTGGTACTGCCAAAAGCCCTGGAGGATGTGCTAGCATTGAAGACGATTCGCGCACAGGAATTAGGGGCGGAAGAAACGTTAGTTGCATCGGGTGTCGTGCTACCGGGTGCTTACTTAGAATCGGAACCAGTAATGGATTCCGAGGATGAAAATGTTAACGAACCGAGTGCGGCTGATGCGGAAGGAGACGATTCCTCCATGCTCGGCGCATTTTCCGACCCCAGTCAAACACGTTTGGAAGAAAAGCAGGACAAAAACAGACGcaagaagaaacggaagaaGGAAAACCGAAAAGCCCGACGGgtacaaatgcaaaaaacacaTGAAGAACGgttacaacaacagcagcagcagcagcagcagcagcaacaggaacAACAACACAAGTACCCggataaaataatgaaaacgcAACATTCAAAGCATAAATCAACACGTTCGAAAGATCCGGCACAGGATGCAGCTAACGAGGAAGTGGAACAAGGTGAGGAAGAACGTATGGCTACGGAGCCTGATGTGTCGGACCCGAACGAGGACGGCGAAGAGAAGGAGACAGCGGAAACGCTGAAAACGGTTAACGGCGATCAAGagaaaaatggtgaaacagAAGAGATGGAAGAAGCCGAAGATGATCCGCGTACAAACGGCGAAAAGGAAGATGGGGATGAAGAATCGGTAGTCCAAGCGGGCAGTGAAGGAAATGATAACAAGGCACCGGCATCAAAACAGCCGAACGAATCGATCAGCACCGAGGACGATATCTTGAAGGACGTGGAGATTGAGTACGTACCGGAAAAGGTAACCATCGCCGATCTTGGCCCGATGTATCGACAGTTTTATCGCgtgtttgaaatattcaaactCGACACCAAGTCAAAGGAAACGGTAAAGAGTACGGAAGAGGCGGACAAAGAGAAGGCAGCTGCCGAGACGAAAAAGGTGGACGACGGGCTGGATTACGACTACGACGATATGGGCGATCACGATGAGAAGGACGACAAGGAGAAGGTGTCCAAGCGCAAGCTAAAGAAATTGAATCGCCTGAGCGTGGCCGAGCTGAAACAGCTGGTAACGCGGCCCGATGTGGTCGAAATGCACGACGTAACTGCGCGCGATCCGAAGCTGCTAGTGCAGCTGAAGAGCCACCGGAATACGGTGCAGGTACCGCGGCATTGGTGCTTCAAGCGCAAGTATCTGCAGGGCAAGCGTGGTATCGAGAAGCCACCGTTCGATCTACCGGCGTTCATAAAGAAGACCGGAATCATGGAGATGCGCGCCTCGCTGCAGGAAAAGGACGAAGCGAAGACGCTCAAGGCGAAAATGCGCGAACGGGCCCGGCCAAAGATGGGCAAGATCGATATCGATTATCAGAAGCTGCACGACGCTTTCTTCAAATGGCAAACAAAGCCTCGCATGACGATCCACGGCGATCTGTACTACGAGGGCAAGGAGTTCGAGACGCGCctgaaggagaagaaaccggGCGACCTGTCGGAGGAGTTGCGCATCGCGCTGGGCATGCCGATAGGGCCGGCCTGTCACAAGATCCCGCCACCGTGGCTTATCGCCCAGCAGCGGTACGGGCCACCGCCGAGCTACCCTAATCTTAAGATACCGGGTTTGAATGCACCCATTCCGGAGGGATGCTCGTTTGGCTATCATGCCGGCGGATGGGGTAAACCACCGGTGGATGAAAGCGGCAAACCGCTGTACGGTGACGTGTTCGGTGTGGCCGGAATGGACGGAGAGGGTGGTATGGGCGAGGAAGAAATTGATCGGACTGTATGGGGCGAGCtggaatcggaatcggaagagtcgtccgaggaggaggaggacgagggCGAAGATATGACGGCACAGCCAGACGAAAGTGGACTGATCACACCAGCCGAAGGACTCGTGACACCGTCCGGTCTAACCAGCGGCGTCCCGGCAGGCATGGAAACACCCGACACGATCGAACTGCGCAAGAAGAAGATCGAAAGTGAGATGGAAGACAATGAGACGCCAGTACTGTATCATGTGCTACCGGAGAAGCGAAACGAGCGCATCGGTGCGGCTATGATGGCTTCGACACACGTGTACGATATCTCCGcagccggtggtggtggtggtggtgggccTGGTGGTGTACCAGGTGCTGGTGGACCTACAGCAGGTGCCGGTGgtggccgtgctgctggccgaaGCGGTGGTCCAGTCGATCGCGAAGGTATGGTCGAACTGGCGCTCGATCCATCCGAGCTTGATCTGGACAATGAGGCCATGGCGCAGCGATACGAGCAACAGATGCGGGAACAACAGAGCCATTTGCAGAAGGAGGACCTTTCCGACATGCTGGCGGAACACGTGGCCCGGCAAAAGTCGAAACGGAAACGACAGCAAACCGACACAACCAGCAAACAGTCGAAAAAGTACAAGGAGTTCAAATTCTAG
- the LOC125767901 gene encoding innexin inx4-like produces the protein MLEFARPLQNILRIKQINSTDLVWRLHCRATVYLLLLACLLLSARQYFGNPIDCVIGSGTVPASTMNEFCWIMGTYISSDPNFVLDSTDLVKINAKIGHIPENERSYQKYYQWVVFILALQAGMFSLPNFLWKAWEGGRLQSLCDGLTSPLVPEQWEKSRKKQLITHLVAEFPRLHRTYLLRYCFCTLLNFCNVLLNIVLLNVIFSGFWTNYHPAVTALLSFDFPSWNRYNSQMFPKIAKCDFHFIGPSGSKQNRDGLCLLSLNVVNEKIFAFLWVWFLMLLLISALNLLYWVVVLCSKSFRLWLLAAPLYPMRSAMVSRALEGQGIGKWFLLHQLCRNLNPIVCRELLQSLSKVKNSNSKSYRMGKGGEPDFYTDPEGFAEEDV, from the exons ATGCTCGAGTTTGCGAGACCGTTGCAGAACATTCTGCGCATTAAGCAGATCAATTCGACCGATCTCGTATGGCGGCTGCATTGCCGCGCAACAGTGTATCTGCTGTTGCTCGCGTGCCTGCTTCTTTCCGCTCGCCAGTACTTTGGTAATCCGATCGACTGTGTAATCGGAAGTGGTACGGTTCCGGCTTCAACGATGAACGAATTTTGCTGGATCATGGGCACATACATTAGCAGCGATCCGAACTTCG TGTTGGATAGCACCGACTTGGTGAAGATCAATGCCAAGATTGGCCACATTCCAGAGAATGAACGATCATATCAGAAATACTACCAGTGGGTCGTGTTCATACTAGCGCTGCAGGCGGGCATGTTTTCGCTGCCTAACTTCCTCTGGAAGGCTTGGGAAGGTGGCCGTTTGCAGTCACTATGCGATGGTTTAA CTTCACCGCTCGTGCCTGAACAGTGGGAAAAATCACGCAAGAAGCAACTGATCACTCATCTGGTGGCAGAATTTCCACGCTTGCACCGTACGTACCTGTTACGCTATTGTTTCTGCACGCTGCTAAACTTCTGCAACGTGTTGCTGAACATTGTCCTGCTGAATGTGATCTTTTCCGGCTTCTGGACAAATTATCATCCCGCCGTAACGGCATTACTATCGTTCGATTTTCCCTCCTGGAACCGGTACAATTCGCAAATGTTTCCAAAGATTGCCAAATGTGACTTCCATTTCATTGGACCAAGCGGTTCGAAGCAGAACCGGGATGGACTCTGTCTGCTGTCGCTGAACGTAGTGAATGAGAAAATCTTTGCCTTTCTCTGGGTGTGGTtcctgatgctgctgctaatATCGGCGCTCAATCTGCTCTACTGGGTAGTGGTGCTGTGCAGCAAAAGTTTTCGTCTGTGGCTTTTGGCTGCCCCACTGTACCCGATGCGCTCAGCAATGGTGTCCCGAGCGCTAGAAGGACAAGGCATCGGGAAGTGGTTCCTGTTGCATCAGCTGTGCCGTAACCTGAACCCGATCGTCTGCCGGGAACTGTTGCAAAGCCTGTCGAAAGtgaaaaacagcaacagcaaatcgTACCGAATGGGAAAGGGAGGCGAACCGGACTTTTACACCGATCCGGAAGGATTCGCCGAGGAGGATGTGTAA
- the LOC125767876 gene encoding uncharacterized protein LOC125767876 translates to MLQEAECDERASVKAQLSPGSDDNGSEWTQLKSKKELRRERKKRKLLALSAVMLLNEEEGIGKHSKKQQSNHPSSSNAVNEGGDLEETSAQETEANNNLLQQNSFSGLATANGGDEELRKILATNCTAFNISERKEEPTSVGAKRRKEECSGSVNDNAAESSTLETVGSTLNTETEYRALKAYVNQRKTMRYVPRIILKPIGYNAQLDRNERKEERIPLLLDDIQALLMHTMLRTDSPVALRWATIDKNTKLTHTMVLIVEGFSCEDYITYREHMPKCSNTIFGPQLTLQVLCPWTKILEEVACVPLSDTHKDILVAEYGSLEAALRTCKDQMLMRKSIFKTIQPSRTANYSDIDLPPGDKFPRTLLLLSPIQMINEGYPIPLAGTLQNKYKNYVTTSDVYKPVTPRSPMFGIDCEMCGVAGNRSVLTRISIVDEMGHIVYNTLVKPAEKIVDYRTQFSGITEEKLRNVSTTLADVQRDLRQLLPPDAILVGHSMNNDLDALEMLHPYAIDTTLIYNVTGNPVHKQKLRILTKKFLHQDIQTGPEGHCSLEDSDATLKLVKLKLANSIYFGDQWLEDRRDYHSFRTRAGRNGIAQDVLKEKGQIAGKQQPEITATLFSHAKKRNKVSAIFTNADEELRTFEAYFGDTIRAHGKQAAASQQWLSLCKTSSPVATIETAAKDCLQYDFNLAYVRLPDEEEQPATDKPALAKQIDSWVNRLHNALSLNGLLVVLLVGKEQPNQSSSRTRTAVAMVQTKKPSK, encoded by the exons ATGTTGCAGGAGGCAGAGTGCGACGAACGTGCCAGTGTAAAGGCTCAGCTTAGCCCTGGTAGTGATGACAATGGCAGCGAATGGACACagttaaaaagtaaaaaagagtTACGCCGAGAGCGTAAAAAACGCAAACTGCTAGCACTGTCCGCGGTGATGCTGTTGAATGAGGAGGAAGGCATCGgcaaacacagcaaaaagCAACAGTCGAATCATCCATCGTCTTCGAACGCGGTTAATGAGGGTGGTGATCTAGAGGAAACATCGGCACAAGAGACGGAGGCAAACAACAACTTGTTGCAGCAAAACAGTTTCAGCGGGCTTGCCACAGCCAACGGTGGTGACGAAGAGTTGCGGAAAATATTAGCCACCAATTGTACCGCATTCAATATCAGTGAGCGCAAAGAGGAACCCACATCCGTCGGTGCTAAGCGGCGGAAGGAAGAGTGCAGCGGATCGGTGAACGATAACGCCGCTGAGAGTAGCACACTTGAAACGGTTGGCAGTACACTTAATACCGAAACCGAGTATCGCGCACTGAAGGCGTACGTCAATCAGCGGAAAACTATGCGCTACGTACCCCGCATCATACTGAAACCGATCGGGTATAATGCACAGCTCGATCGAAATGAGCGCAAAGAGGAACGAATCCCGCTGCTGCTGGACGACATCCAAGCGCTGCTGATGCACACTATGCTACGAACCGATTCACCGGTAGCTCTCCGTTGGGCAACGATCGATAAAAACACCAAACTGACGCACACGATGGTACTGATCGTGGAGGGATTCTCGTGCGAAGATTACATTACCTATCGGGAACATATGCCCAAATGTTCGAACACAATTTTTGGCCCACAGCTCACCCTACAGGTGTTATGCCCTTGGACGAAGATACTAGAGGAGGTGGCATGTGTACCGCTGAGCGACACGCACAAAGACATACTTGTGGCCGAGTATGGGTCGCTTGAGGCGGCGTTGCGCACGTGCAAAGATCAGATGCTGATGCGGAAGAGCATCTTCAAGACCATTCAACCGTCCCGTACGGCAAACTATAGTGATATCGATTTACCGCCGGGCGATAAATTTCCCCGAACGTTGCTACTTCTCTCCCCGATACAGATGATCAACGAAGGGTACCCTATCCCACTAGCTG GAACACTGCAAAACAAGTACAAAAACTATGTAACAACAAGCGATGTTTATAAACCGGTCACACCACGTTCGCCGATGTTTGGTATTGATTGTGAGATGTGTGGCGTCGCCGGTAATCGGTCGGTGCTGACACGCATTTCCATTGTCGACGAAATGGGCCACATCGTGTACAACACACTGGTGAAACCGGCCGAAAAAATCGTGGACTATCGTACACAGTTCTCCGGCATTACGGAAGAGAAGCTACGCAACGTTTCTACCACTCTGGCAGATGTGCAACGCGATCTGCGCCAACTGTTACCACCGGACGCTATACTGGTGGGGCATTCGATGAACAACGATCTGGATGCACTTGAAATGTTGCACCCGTACGCGATCGATACGACCCTCATTTACAACGTGACGGGCAATCCGGTGCACAAGCAGAAGTTGCgcattttgaccaaaaaattTCTCCACCAGGACATCCAGACCGGTCCCGAAGGTCACTGTTCGCTGGAGGATTCTGATGCCACTTTAAAGCTGGTAAAGCTGAAGCTAGCCAACAGTATCTACTTCGGTGATCAGTGGCTAGAGGATCGGCGCGATTACCATAGCTTCCGCACCCGGGCGGGGCGCAACGGTATCGCTCAGGATGTACTGAAAGAAAAGGGCCAGATAGCTGGCAAGCAACAGCCCGAGATTACCGCGACTCTGTTCTCGCACGCAAAAAAGCGCAACAAAGTGTCAGCTATCTTTACCAACGCAGACGAGGAGTTGCGTACGTTCGAAGCCTACTTCGGAGACACAATTCGTGCGCACGGTAAGCAAGCTGCCGCTTCGCAACAGTGGCTATCGCTGTGCAAGACGTCATCACCGGTTGCTACGATTGAGACGGCGGCGAAAGATTGTTTGCAGTACGATTTTAATCTTGCGTACGTTCGCCTACCGGATGAGGAAGAACAACCCGCTACCGATAAACCGGCACTAGCGAAACAGATCGATAGTTGGGTGAACCGGCTGCATAACGCGCTATCGCTCAACGGGTTGCTAGTGGTATTGCTGGTCGGTAAGGAACAGCCGAACCAATCAAGCTCTCGTACCCGCACTGCAGTCGCCATGGTGCAAACAAAGAAACCGTCAAAATAA
- the LOC125767889 gene encoding uncharacterized protein LOC125767889, translated as MDLIADTGKVLKAYQIINQQLAHEMQKKKIELKMHEERYNATIELLLQERQENKALRDMVRKLKDQMQVITKVIVSVQEQTENVFERINRPHEQAERMMQNYTPRAQQIYERRRTENPPYVDEYAIAEENETNIVMETDANEETNAPEENNDTRINESGADEDASFAANRSSEIRCSIGAPVPINSPLVQRLKRPSRNVSFDESFETIDHDRVFKLSRRSQERRKIYATIEENVTDLQSVDNTRSMDIDEQLTATLRNLSPVKNMSCSSAKSMEQDEVRPSLSSPRLKKMASESMLSQIQRSPVDNEEVTELSNSEQDDNEMTSFDPAELVASCSTPVATKGLFIDERTIDPAKDRELPRRGRGRPRGRGRGRIAKTRSETELHTVGMNPVVVLRPLTKQNILAHEHKTQPNRKARTMRCMRECNSSDSDSGSMTMNDGCTWVPSSSVENLSTLSTESNRPRRKAAPKTLREPSLGSKLRRT; from the exons ATGGATTTAATTGCGGACACTGGGAAAGTTTTAAAAGCGTATCAAATCATCAATCAGCAGCTGGCGCACGaaatgcagaagaaaaaaatagaattgaaaATGCACGAGGAACGATATAATGCGACGATCGAACTGTTGCTGCAAGAGCGACAGGAAAACAAAGCCCTGCGCGATATGGTCCGGAAGCTGAAGGACCAAATGCAAGTAATAACGAAGGTGATCGTTTCAGTGCAGGAGCAAACCGAGAACGTGTTCGAACGGATCAACCGTCCACACGAGCAGGCGGAACGAATGATGCAGAACTATACGCCGCGGGCACAGCAAATTTACGAACGACGCCGGACGGAAAATCCACCGTACGTGGACGAATATGCTATAGCAgaggaaaatgaaaccaatATTGTTATGGAGACCGACGCTAACGAGGAAACAAACGCCCCGGAGGAAAACAATGACACTCGTATAAACGAAAGCGGTGCGGATGAGGATGCGTCTTTTGCTGCGAATCGATCGAGTGAAATACGATGCAGCATCGGCGCACCGGTGCCAATCAACAGCCCATTAGTTCAGCGATTAAAGCGTCCTTCAAGGAATGTGAGCTTTGATGAATCGTTCGAAACGATCGACCACGACCGGGTGTTCAAGCTGTCGCGACGCAGTCAAGAACGGCGGAAAATCTACGCGACCATAGAGGAAAATGTAACCGATCTGCAGTCAGTTGATAATACGAGAAGCATGGATATTGATG aaCAACTGACCGCAACATTACGCAATTTATCCCCGGTAAAGAATATGTCCTGTTCATCGGCAAAAAGTATGGAACAGGACGAGGTCCGACCGTCGCTGTCCAGTCcccgattaaaaaaaatggccagCGAATCGATGCTTTCACAAATTCAACGTTCCCCGGTGGACAATGAAGAGGTTACCGAGCTTAGTAACAGTGAACAAGACGACAATGAAATGACATCCTTCGATCCGGCTGAACTTGTCGCTAGCTGTAGCACACCGGTGGCGACGAAAGGATTATTCATCGACGAGCGAACGATCGATCCGGCAAAGGATCGTGAATTGCCTCGCCGAGGCCGAGGTCGTCCCCGTGGCCGGGGCCGGGGACGTATCGCAAAAACAAGGAGCGAAACCGAGCTGCATACGGTCGGCATGAATCCCGTGGTCGTGTTGCGACCGCTGACTAAGCAAAACATTCTGGCACACGAGCATAAAACGCAACCAAACCGCAAAGCTAGAACGATGCGGTGTATGAGGGAATGTAACAGTAGCGACAGCGACAGCGGATCGATGACGATGAACGATGGCTGTACTTGGGTACCGAGCTCGTCGGTGGAAAACCTTTCCACGTTGTCCACTGAATCGAATCGTCCACGACGAAAGGCAGCACCGAAAACACTGCGCGAACCGTCGCTGGGCAGTAAATTAAGACGAACCTAA